AAGTCGCGGATACTGGCTGTCACCTTCCGCTCCGCCGATCCGGTGCTCGCTGCGGCCGTACCCAACGCCTTGGCCGAGGCCTATGTCGAAGAACAAGCGGCGAGCAAGGACCGCGGTACCCAAGAGGCCAACCTCTGGCTGCGAGCCCAGCTTGATACGCTGCGCGACGAGGTCGGGGCCGCCGACGAGGCGGTGGAGGCCTTCCGGCGTAGTTCGGGGATGGTCCAGGGGCGGACGGTGTCTCTGGTGCAGGAGCAGATCTCGGCGGCCAGCGATAGTCTGATGGCGGCGCAGAACGCCCGCGCCGTGGCAGAGGCAAAATTGGCGGAGCTCAATCGCACCGTTGACAGCGGTGATCCGGTCGACAGCCTCAGCGAAGTGCTGGCATCACCACTCATCCAACGGCTGCACGAACAAGAAGCCGAGTTGCAGCGCCGCGAACAGGAGTTGCTGCAATCCAACGGCAAGCTCCACCCAGCCGTCATTGCCGTGCGCGCCGAGCTGGTCGGCCTGGAGAGCCGCATCCGCGCCGAAATGAAGAAGATCGAGACGAGCCTGCGCAGCCAAGTCCGCGTCGCTGAGGATCAGGAGGCTCTGTTGCGCGCGCAGCTCGCCACGTTCAAGAGCGATGCTGAAATCATCAATCTTGCCACTGTCAAGCTGCACGCGCTGGAGGCCGATGCGCAGGCTAGCCGCACGGTCTATGAGCGCTTCCTGGCGCGTAACAAGGAAATGCTGGCGGCACCACCGTCCGATGCTGACGCGACGATCGTGTCGCTGGCCGATCAGCCAAGCAAGGCCGCAGTCCCCAATGTGCCACTGGTGCTGGCGCTGACCCTCTTACTATCGGGCTCGGCCGGCCTGCTCGGCGCCTTCCTCGCGGAGCAGGCGGACGACGGCTTCCGCAGCCGTGTGCAACTGGAGCAAGATCTTGGCGCTCCGACCGTCGGGCCGATCCCGCTCGCACGCCGCCGCGCCAGTAGGTGGTGGCGCCGCAGACCGACGAGCGTCGACACCCGTTCGACATTCGGAGAGGCACTAACCTCCGCCTACGGCAAGCTCACCGCTGGACAACTGCGGATCGCTGGCCGGCAGACACCGGCGAGCGTGGTCGTCGTTGCCTCCTCGAACCCGGGCGAAGGCAAGACCACGGTCACGATCAGTCTAGCACAGCTCGTCGCCCGCAACGGACAGCGCGTGATTCTCGTCGATTGCGACCTGCGCCGTCCGCGAGTCCATGCCATGGCCGGAATGTCCATGGCTCCCGGCCTTTCCAACTTGCTCGACGGATCGGCTAGCTTGACGCAGGTTCTGCGCAAGGACACGGCGACGGGGATCACCTGCATCACCGCCGGCTCGGCGACAGAAAACCCAACCGACCGGATCGGATCACCGGAATTCCGCCGGATGCTCGGCGAGCTTCAAATGATGTGCGATGTAATCATCATCGACACGCCGCCTGTTTCGGTCTCTATTGACGCCTTAATTCTAGCGGCACTGGCCGACCACACCTTGTTCCTCGTTCGTTGGGGTGCAACGCGGCGGCAGACAGTCGCTCTCATGTATCGC
This Skermanella mucosa DNA region includes the following protein-coding sequences:
- a CDS encoding GumC family protein, which gives rise to MTSSDLGTFVQIVRRRGFAVAAFVTLCLGLAIAGIAVVTPLFEATAVVLIGQRERQVVDMGRVVEPLEKTPEMVETELHVLGSRHLMRSVVDRLRLDALQEFNPALQPPSQLDRVLHDITTALANFVPVLEPMFANLSRGGAAPRAADIVDEVQNRLSITRQGKSRILAVTFRSADPVLAAAVPNALAEAYVEEQAASKDRGTQEANLWLRAQLDTLRDEVGAADEAVEAFRRSSGMVQGRTVSLVQEQISAASDSLMAAQNARAVAEAKLAELNRTVDSGDPVDSLSEVLASPLIQRLHEQEAELQRREQELLQSNGKLHPAVIAVRAELVGLESRIRAEMKKIETSLRSQVRVAEDQEALLRAQLATFKSDAEIINLATVKLHALEADAQASRTVYERFLARNKEMLAAPPSDADATIVSLADQPSKAAVPNVPLVLALTLLLSGSAGLLGAFLAEQADDGFRSRVQLEQDLGAPTVGPIPLARRRASRWWRRRPTSVDTRSTFGEALTSAYGKLTAGQLRIAGRQTPASVVVVASSNPGEGKTTVTISLAQLVARNGQRVILVDCDLRRPRVHAMAGMSMAPGLSNLLDGSASLTQVLRKDTATGITCITAGSATENPTDRIGSPEFRRMLGELQMMCDVIIIDTPPVSVSIDALILAALADHTLFLVRWGATRRQTVALMYRELAEAAKTTPVAALSMVNARKNARYRFGDSGQYYGSTQKFYR